In Pseudonocardia sp. DSM 110487, the sequence GCACGACGTCGTGCAGGGCCTCCATCGTCTCCTCGATCGGGGTCTCCGGGTCCCAGCGGTGGATCTGGTAGAGGTCGACGTGGTCGGTGCCCAGCCGGCGCAGCGACCCGTCGATGCTGGCCATGATGTGCTTGCGCGACAGCCCGCGGTCGTTGGGCCGGTCGCTCATCGGGAAGAACACCTTGGTGGCGAGCACGTAGTCATCGCGGCGCGGGAAGAACTCACGCAGCAGGGTGCCGGTGAGCTCCTCGCACACGCCGAGCGAGTAGCCGTCGGCCGTGTCGAAGAACGTGATCCCCGCATCCACGGCGCTGCGCACGAGCGGCCGGGAGGCGTCGATGTCGAGCACCCACTCCCGCCAGGTCGGGGTGCCGTAGCTCATCATCCCCAGGCAGATCCGCGAGACCTGCATACCGGTCGAGCCGAGTCGCGTGTACTCCATGCGATCTGTCTACTCCTGGCCGGTGACCTCGCGCTCGTAGGCCCGCAACGTCTCGACGAACAACCGCCGTTGCTCGGCTGTCAGCGGCTCCATCGCCACCTTCCAGGCGTGCCCACCGGCGGCGAGCCAGTCGGTGACCGACCGCTCGTGCGCGGGCGCGATGCTGACGATCGTGCGCCGCCGGTCGGCGTCGTCCTCGCGGCGTTCGAGCACCCCCTGCCGGGAGAGGTCGGCGACCATCAGGCTCACGGTGGCGGGCGCGACCTCCAGCCGGGCCGCCAGCTCCTTCACCCCCAGCGGGCCGTCGAACACCAGGTAGGCCAGCAGCGACAGGTGCCGGGGCGCGAGCTGCAACACGCGCAACGGCTCGGGCGGCGGGATCCGCTTCGCCCGGCCCACGAGCCGGGGCATGAGCAGGAGGAGGGCGCGAGTGGCCTCGTCGACGCCGTACGCGTCACCGGACACGCCTCACCTCCGATCTGCATTCTAGCGACTAGCGTGATCGCCATGGACGTCACCGATGTGCCCGAGCGCCGACGCTACGAGGCCCTGATCGACGGCGAGCTTGCCGGTATCGCCGAGTACCGCGCGTCCGAGCGGATCGTGACGTTCATCCACACGCAGGTCATGTCCGAGTTCGAGGGCAAGGGCGTGGCGAGCGGGCTGATCCGCGCGGCGCTGGACGACGTGCGCGCGCACGACAAGAAGGTGCGCGCGGTGTGCCCGTTCGTGAAGGGGTTCCTGGACAAGCACTCCGACGAGTACGGCGACCTGGTGGCCTGAGGCCGCGCTCACGGTGGTCGAGTAGGGACGGCGCCCCAGCGGGCCGGCGCTACTCGACCACCGGAAGAGGGGGCCGGCGCTACTCGACCTGCGCGGTCCCGAATCACCACTCGATCCCGCGCTGCCCCTTCTGGCCCGCGTCCATCGGGTGCTTGACCTTGGTCGTCTCCATCACGAGGTCGGCGGCCTCGATCAGCTCCGGGGCGGCATCCCGCCCGGTGATCACCACGTGCTGGCGGCCGGGGCGGGCGGCGAGCACCTCGACGACCTCGCGCACGTCCACCCACCCCCACTTCATCGGGTAGGTGAACTCGTCGAGCACGTACAGGTCGTGCGCCTGCGTCTCGAAGCGGCGGCGGATCTCCGCCCAGCCCTCGGCCGCGGCGGCGGCGTGGTCGTCCTCGGAGCCCTTCTTGCGCGTCCAGGACCAGCCCTCGCCCATCTTGTGCCACTCGACCGGCCCGCCCTCGCCGGTCTGCTCGTGCACGCGGCCGAGTGCGCGGAACGCGGCCTCCTCGCCGACCTTCCACTTCGCCGACTTCACGAACTGGAAGACCCCGATCGACCAACCCTGGTTCCAGCCGCGCAGCGCCAGCCCGAACGCGGCGGTCGACTTCCCCTTCATCTCCCCCGTGTGGACGACGACCAGCGGCCGATTGCGGCGCTGGCGGGTGGTGAGCCCGTCGGCCGGAACCGTGACGACCTGCCCCTGCGGCATGTTCCCCTCCTCCGTCGGGTCGTGAGTGGATACGCGAGCTATAGCGCGCGTATCCACTCACGAGGTGGGCCTTACGCGGCGCGCGCCGCCCGGACGACGCCGGCCACCTGATCGGCCGACAGCTCCGCGAGACCGAGTGCGGCTCCGCCCGCCGCGGCAGCCACGCGGGCGGCGAGGCCGAGCCGGACGGGGCCGCTCTCGCAGTCGACCACGATCGTCGCCACCCCGTCGGCGGCGAGCAGCCCGGCGGCGCGGCACGCGTCGGCAACCGGGTCGCCGCCAGGGCGGGCCGCCACGGTGGCGCGGCCGTCGGTGAGCAGCACGAGCAGCGCGCGGCGGCGCGGGTCCCGCAACCGCTCCACGCGCAGCACGGCCCGCGCCCGCAACAGCCCGTCGGCCAGCGGCGTGCGGCCACCGGTGCGCAGCTGCGCGAGCCGGACCTGAGCGGCGGGCACGCTGGACGTCGGCGGCAGCACCAGCTCGGCTCCACCCGCCCGGAACGCGACCAGCCCGACCTTGTCCCGGCGCTGGTAGGCGTCCCGCAGCAACGACATGACCGCCCCGCTCACCGCCGCCATCCGCTGCCGGGCGGCCATCGAGCCGGACGCGTCCACGGCGAAGAGCACGAGGTTGCCCTCCCGGCCCTCGCGCTCGGCGCTGCGCAGGTCGGCCGCGTGCAGCCGCAGGCCGGCGCCGGTGCGGCCGCGGCCCCGCTGGTGCGGGGCGGCCGCGGCGATGGTGGCAGGCAGATGCAGGTCGGCGGCGCGCCGCGGCGCGGTCCCGGACGCGCGGACCACCCGGCCGGTGTCGGTGCGCGCCCGCGACCGGCGCCCGGGCGCTCCCTCCCCGATGCCCGGCACCTGCAGCAGCCGTGCCCGGAACGGCGCCGACGCCGGCGGCGCGGCCTGAGGCCGGCCGTCACCCGCCGGGCGCGGCGCCGTGCCCGAGTCGGAGTCGCCGGAGGCCGGGGACTCGCCGGGTTCAGGGGCGCCGCCGCCAGGTCCGCGGTCGTCCGGGCCGTCCGGTGGCTCCTGCTCGTCCGCATCGCGAAGCGCGTCGTCCAGGGCCTGCTCGTCCATCCCCGGCTCGTCGAACGGGTCGCGGCGGCGCCGGTGCGGCAGCGCGAGCCGCGCGCCCACGCGCACGTCCTCCTCCGCGACGGCGCCCGCCCCGCGCCACGCCGCATGGGCGATCGCGGCGCGCGCGATCACGAGGTCGGCCCGCATGCCGTCGACGTCGAAGGCCGCGCAGACGGCGGCGATGCGGCGCAGCTCGGCGTCCGGGAGCGCGACGGCGCCGACCCGGTCCCTCGCCTCGGCGATCCGCTGGGCCGTGCCCCGCTCTTCGTCCTGCCACCCGGCGACGAAACCGGCAGGGTCGGCCTCAAACGCGAGCCTGCGCCGCACGACCTCCACCCGCGTCTCGACGTCGCGCGCCGCCCGTACCTCGACGGTGAGCCCGAACCGGTCGAGCAGCTGCGGGCGCAGCTCGCCCTCCTCCGGGTTCATCGTGCCGACCAGCAGGAACCGCGCAGCGTGCGAGACCGACACGCCGTCGCGCTCCACGTGGGCCCGGCCCATGGCGGCGGCGTCGAGCAGCAGGTCCACCAGGTGGTCGTGCAGCAGGTTGACTTCGTCGACGTACAGCACGCCGCGGTGCGCGTCGGCGAGCAGGCCCGGCTGGTAGGCGCGCACGCCCTCGGAGAGGGCGCGCTCCAGGTCGAGGGAGCCGACGAGGCGGTCCTCGGTGGCACCCACCGGCAGCTCGACGAGCCGGGCCGGGCGGACGTCGGCCGCGCCACCCGGCGGGTGTGGCCCGTCCGGGCAGGCCGGGTCGGGCGCGCCGGGCGCGCAGCCGAACCGGCAGCCGGGCACCACGTCGAGCGCAGGCAGCAGCGCCGCGAGCGCGCGCACGGCCGTCGACTTCGCGGTGCCCTTCTCCCCGCGCACGAGGACGCCGCCGACGCCAGGGTGCACGGCGTTCAGCAGCAGCGCGAGCCGGAGGTCGTCGTGGCCGACGAGGGCGGAGAAGGGGAACTGCGGACCGCTCACCCGGGCGAGCCTGCCAGACCGGTGGTCACCACCGGGAGGTCCGCGGGCGCACCGTGATTGATGACATGTTCAAGTGCGCGGATGTCGATGTGCGTCTCGACGAGGTCCGCCAGCACGTCGAGCTGGGCGGTGCGCTGCGCCGCGAACGACGTGTCCGGCGCCGGGACGAAGCCGGTCCGCCCGGCCTGGTCGGCGATCCGGCGCAGCAGGGCGCGGCGGAACCCGTCATTCTCCAGCAGCCCGTGCCAGTGCGTCCCGAGGACGGCGCCCGCGTCGGATCCCTCGCCGTCGAGCAGGGGCGGGTCACCGCTGTACACCACCCGGCCGTGGTGGATCTCGTAGCCGCGCACCGGCTCGCCCCACGCCGTCGACTCGGGGTTGCCCAGGTGCTTGTCGACCTCGAACTCCACCTCGAGGTCCAGCAGGCCGAGCCCGTCGGCGTCCCCACCCTCGACGCCGTGCGGATCGAGGATCCGCTTCCCGAGCATCTGGTATCCCCCACAGATGCCCAGCACCGGCCCTCCGGCGGCCGAGTGCGCGACCACGGCGTCGGCGAGCCCCGTCCGCCTCAGCCAGGCGAGGTCGGTGACCGTGGCCTTGGAGCCCGGCAGCACCACGAGGTCGACGTCGGCGAGCCGGGACGGCTCCGTCACGTACCGGACGGCGACGCCGGGCTCGGCGGCGAGCGCCTCCGCGTCGGTGGCGTTGGAGATCCGCGGCAGCCGCACGACGCCCACTCGCAGCCACTGCGACCCGTGCGGCGGCGCCGGCCTGCCGAGCACGCCGTCGGCCACCGCGGACAGCGAGTCCTCAGCGTCCAGCCACAGCCGCTCCTCCCACGGCAGCACGCCGAGCGTGGGGCGGCCGGTGAGCGCGGCGAGCTGGTCGAGGCCCGGCGCGAGCAGCGTCGGGTCGCCGCGGAACTTGTTCACGACGAACCCGGCGATGCGGGCCTGGTCGGCGGGGTCGAGCACGGCGAGCGTGCCGAAGAGGTGGGCGAGCACGCCGCCGCGGTCGATGTCGCCGACGATCACGACCGGCAGGTCGGCGGCCTGCGCGAGGCCCATGTTCGCGATGTCGTTCCCCCGCAGGTTGATCTCCGCGGGAGAGCCCGCGCCCTCGCAGATCACCACGTCGAAGCGGGCGCGCAGGTCGGCGAGGCTCGCCGTGACCACATCGAGCAGCGCGGCTTTGCGGCGCTGGTAGGACCGGGCGCTGACCGTGCCGTCCACCCTGCCGCGCACCACCACCTGGGAGCTGCGGTCGCTGCCCGGCTTGAGCAGCACGGGGTTGAACGCGACGCTCGGCGCGAGGCCGCACGCGAGCGCCTGCACCGCCTGCGCGCGGCCGATCTCGCCGCCGTCGAGCGTGACGACGGAGTTGTTCGACATGTTCTGCGCCTTGAACGGCGCCACCGCGACGCCCCGGCGGGCGAGCAGCCGGCAGATCCCGGTGACAAGGGCGCTCTTGCCGGCGTCCGAGGTGGTACCCGCCACCAGCAGAGCTCCGACCATCACGCCAGTATGGTCGGGGCGTGAGGTTCCTCCTGCGGCCCGGGTGGATCGCGCTCATCGTGGCGGTCATCGGGTTCGCGGCCGCCGCGTTCACGTTGCTCGCGCCATGGCAGTTCGGCCGCGAGGCGCAGCGCGACGCCCAGCAGCGCGCGATCGACGCCGCGTCCGTCACCGCTCCCGTGCCGCTCGCGGACCTGGTGCCCCCCGGCGACTCGGTGACGTCCGATGACGAGTGGCGGCAGGTCACGGTCACCGGCACGTTCGAGCCGGACGGCGAGGGGCTCGTGCGGCTGCGGGTGGTGGACGGCCAGCCCGCCGTCGAGGTGCTCACCCCGTTCCGCACGGACGACGGGCGCCTCGTCGTCGTGAACCGCGGTTCGGTCACCGCGGCGTCCGGCGCCACCGTCCCGGACTACCCGGCGCCGCCCGCAGGCCCCGTCACGCTCACCGCGCGGCTGCGGCTCGACGAGACCGACCCGCAGGGCCGCGCCGCGATCGAGACCGACGGGCACCGCCAGCTCTACGCGGCCGACTCCCGGACCCTCGCCACCGCGACCGGCCTGCGTCTCGAACCCGGATTCCTGCAGCTCGCCGACGGGCAGCCGGGCGTGCTGCGCCCGCTCGACGTGGCCCCGACCGCGGGCGGCGGCGCCCCGTTCACGAACTTCTCCTACGCCCTGCAGTGGCTCACGTTCGGCGTGATCGCGCTGGTCGCCCTCGGCTACTTCGTCCGGCTGGAGCTGCTGCAGCGACGCGGCACCGACCGACGCACGGAGCGGGCGGCGCTGCGCCGCGCCCTCGCGGGCGAGGACGAAGGGAATCGATGATGTCCTCCGTGATGTCCGCGGCCCGTGAGCTGCTGGATTCCGTGCGGGCCGAGCTGGCGCCACGGGACGCGGAGAACCGGCTGACGCCGCTCATCGCCGACGGCGCCGCGCCGCGGTCGGTGTTCGCGGCCATCGCCGCCGAGGAGCTGCACATCGTGCCCAGCGACTGGCGCAGCCTGCACACCCTCGCCGCCCGTTGCGACACCGCGGCCGCCCGCAGCTACTTCAGCGGTCTCGCGAGCGGTGAGGAGGCAGCGCTGGCCAAGCTCGCGCCGCTGGCCGCGGCCGCCGGCCTCGACGACGACGCCGCCAACGCCTACGAGCCGCGTGCCGGATGCCAGGCCTATCCCGCCTACTTCGCGTGGCTCGCGCTGAACGCACGCCCCGCCGAGGTGGCCGTCGCGCTCACCGCCAACTTCGGCGCGTGGGGAACGTACTGCGCCGCGATCGCGCGCGGGATGCGCGAGCACTACGGGTTCGACGACGACGCGTGCGGCTTCTTCGACTTCTTCGCGACCCCGCTGCCGGACGACCAGGCGGTGGCCGTGGTGCAGGCGGGCTTCGACGCCGGCACCCTCGACCGGGACGCCGCCCGCCGGTACGCCCGGCTGTTCCAGAGCTACGAGCTGATGTTCTGGAACACTCTCGCCGAGCCGGCCTGAGCACCCGCGCGGCGCCGATGAGCCGCACGCGCGATGCGGCAGGCCTGCCTTCCCCTTCCCTTGTCCTTCCCTGATGCCGCCCTGACGTTCCTCGAACATTCGGCGGTCATCGTGGACTCATGCGCATCGCGCCGTTCCGACCACAGGTGGCGGGCGACCCCACAGTCTCGGAGAGCGAGATCGTGCGGCGCCTGCTCCAGCGGGTCTGCCTGGGCCCGCGCCGCGACGAGCTGGACGCGGCGCGGGCGGCCGGGTTCGACGCGACGCTGGCGAGGCTGCTGTCCGCGCCGGGGCGCGATCCCGGGGTGGACTCGACGCCGCCACCGGCCTTCCCACCGCCCGAACCGCCGGCACGGAAGAACAACCCTGATGCCCGCAAGGATCAGCGGCGGGAGGGGATCGCGCAGTCGCGGCGGCTCGGGGTGTGGTGGCTGGACCGGATGGCGGCCGTGGACGAGCCGTTCCCGGAGCGGATGGCCTGGTTCTGGCACGGGCACTTCGCCACCAGCGCGCAGAAGGTGCGCCACCCGCAGCTGATGTTCGCGCAGAACGAGACGCTGCGCCGGCTCGGCCGCGGCGACTTCCGCGCGCTCGCCCAGGCGATGGTCGTCGACCCGGCGATGCTGGTCTGGCTGGACGGCGGCGGGAACCGGGTGGGCAAGCCGAACGAGAACCTGGCCCGCGAGTTCATGGAGCTGTTCACCCTCGGCGTCGGCAACTACACCGAGGACGACGTACGGGAGGCGGCCCGCGCGCTGACCGGATGGCGGGTCGACGTCCGCAGCGGCGCCGCGCGGCTCGACCTCGACGACCACGACGCCGGACCGAAGTCGGTGCTGGGCACCACGGCCGACTACGACGCGCCCGGGCTGGCCGACCTGCTGGTCACCCGGCCCGCCTCGCCCC encodes:
- the cobO gene encoding cob(I)yrinic acid a,c-diamide adenosyltransferase gives rise to the protein MPQGQVVTVPADGLTTRQRRNRPLVVVHTGEMKGKSTAAFGLALRGWNQGWSIGVFQFVKSAKWKVGEEAAFRALGRVHEQTGEGGPVEWHKMGEGWSWTRKKGSEDDHAAAAAEGWAEIRRRFETQAHDLYVLDEFTYPMKWGWVDVREVVEVLAARPGRQHVVITGRDAAPELIEAADLVMETTKVKHPMDAGQKGQRGIEW
- a CDS encoding putative cobaltochelatase, giving the protein MSGPQFPFSALVGHDDLRLALLLNAVHPGVGGVLVRGEKGTAKSTAVRALAALLPALDVVPGCRFGCAPGAPDPACPDGPHPPGGAADVRPARLVELPVGATEDRLVGSLDLERALSEGVRAYQPGLLADAHRGVLYVDEVNLLHDHLVDLLLDAAAMGRAHVERDGVSVSHAARFLLVGTMNPEEGELRPQLLDRFGLTVEVRAARDVETRVEVVRRRLAFEADPAGFVAGWQDEERGTAQRIAEARDRVGAVALPDAELRRIAAVCAAFDVDGMRADLVIARAAIAHAAWRGAGAVAEEDVRVGARLALPHRRRRDPFDEPGMDEQALDDALRDADEQEPPDGPDDRGPGGGAPEPGESPASGDSDSGTAPRPAGDGRPQAAPPASAPFRARLLQVPGIGEGAPGRRSRARTDTGRVVRASGTAPRRAADLHLPATIAAAAPHQRGRGRTGAGLRLHAADLRSAEREGREGNLVLFAVDASGSMAARQRMAAVSGAVMSLLRDAYQRRDKVGLVAFRAGGAELVLPPTSSVPAAQVRLAQLRTGGRTPLADGLLRARAVLRVERLRDPRRRALLVLLTDGRATVAARPGGDPVADACRAAGLLAADGVATIVVDCESGPVRLGLAARVAAAAGGAALGLAELSADQVAGVVRAARAA
- a CDS encoding DUF1800 family protein, which encodes MRIAPFRPQVAGDPTVSESEIVRRLLQRVCLGPRRDELDAARAAGFDATLARLLSAPGRDPGVDSTPPPAFPPPEPPARKNNPDARKDQRREGIAQSRRLGVWWLDRMAAVDEPFPERMAWFWHGHFATSAQKVRHPQLMFAQNETLRRLGRGDFRALAQAMVVDPAMLVWLDGGGNRVGKPNENLAREFMELFTLGVGNYTEDDVREAARALTGWRVDVRSGAARLDLDDHDAGPKSVLGTTADYDAPGLADLLVTRPASPRFLAGRVWRRFVSDAPPDPATLEALVAAYGPNHDIAAMVRTAVTSQAFRSASSVLVRQPVEWLVGALRALRLPASRVKPAALTGGLRDLGQTPFFPPDVGGWPAGTPWLSTAAALARVRMARALTAVADLSPVADVPAPGRVEATAALLGLPGFTARTAAALAPLAGRPPDLVAAALASPENTISA
- a CDS encoding cobyric acid synthase; translated protein: MVGALLVAGTTSDAGKSALVTGICRLLARRGVAVAPFKAQNMSNNSVVTLDGGEIGRAQAVQALACGLAPSVAFNPVLLKPGSDRSSQVVVRGRVDGTVSARSYQRRKAALLDVVTASLADLRARFDVVICEGAGSPAEINLRGNDIANMGLAQAADLPVVIVGDIDRGGVLAHLFGTLAVLDPADQARIAGFVVNKFRGDPTLLAPGLDQLAALTGRPTLGVLPWEERLWLDAEDSLSAVADGVLGRPAPPHGSQWLRVGVVRLPRISNATDAEALAAEPGVAVRYVTEPSRLADVDLVVLPGSKATVTDLAWLRRTGLADAVVAHSAAGGPVLGICGGYQMLGKRILDPHGVEGGDADGLGLLDLEVEFEVDKHLGNPESTAWGEPVRGYEIHHGRVVYSGDPPLLDGEGSDAGAVLGTHWHGLLENDGFRRALLRRIADQAGRTGFVPAPDTSFAAQRTAQLDVLADLVETHIDIRALEHVINHGAPADLPVVTTGLAGSPG
- a CDS encoding GNAT family N-acetyltransferase, with product MDVTDVPERRRYEALIDGELAGIAEYRASERIVTFIHTQVMSEFEGKGVASGLIRAALDDVRAHDKKVRAVCPFVKGFLDKHSDEYGDLVA
- a CDS encoding MarR family winged helix-turn-helix transcriptional regulator, whose product is MPRLVGRAKRIPPPEPLRVLQLAPRHLSLLAYLVFDGPLGVKELAARLEVAPATVSLMVADLSRQGVLERREDDADRRRTIVSIAPAHERSVTDWLAAGGHAWKVAMEPLTAEQRRLFVETLRAYEREVTGQE
- a CDS encoding transcriptional regulator, whose amino-acid sequence is MMSAARELLDSVRAELAPRDAENRLTPLIADGAAPRSVFAAIAAEELHIVPSDWRSLHTLAARCDTAAARSYFSGLASGEEAALAKLAPLAAAAGLDDDAANAYEPRAGCQAYPAYFAWLALNARPAEVAVALTANFGAWGTYCAAIARGMREHYGFDDDACGFFDFFATPLPDDQAVAVVQAGFDAGTLDRDAARRYARLFQSYELMFWNTLAEPA
- a CDS encoding SURF1 family protein, with amino-acid sequence MRFLLRPGWIALIVAVIGFAAAAFTLLAPWQFGREAQRDAQQRAIDAASVTAPVPLADLVPPGDSVTSDDEWRQVTVTGTFEPDGEGLVRLRVVDGQPAVEVLTPFRTDDGRLVVVNRGSVTAASGATVPDYPAPPAGPVTLTARLRLDETDPQGRAAIETDGHRQLYAADSRTLATATGLRLEPGFLQLADGQPGVLRPLDVAPTAGGGAPFTNFSYALQWLTFGVIALVALGYFVRLELLQRRGTDRRTERAALRRALAGEDEGNR